A single Drosophila miranda strain MSH22 chromosome XR, D.miranda_PacBio2.1, whole genome shotgun sequence DNA region contains:
- the LOC108152327 gene encoding regulator of chromosome condensation — MSRRKAVTNNNNAGEAEAQPTLAKRARIAFSLDIPKRRQTVGTVLVCGTGDFGQLGLGEDIQERKRLAVVENIPNPVDVCAGGMHSLVLTENGDIYSFGCNDEGALGRDTSEDGSESVPALVHLPGKAVRISVGDSHSACILEDGSVYAWGSFRDSHGNMGLTIDGNKRVPANLLAGTVCCSIASGSDHLVILTTRGKVYTVGCAEQGQLGRISGRSVGGEGRRGKRDLLRPDQLIVNRTKPFEAIWATNYCTFLRESQTEVIWAVGLNNFKQLAYEKDEDLILHPIKTALKDIKQISGGIHHTLFLKNDKRCYVVGRPEYGRLGLGSKQDVVDQLTPANNLSDNIVHVGCGEISSYAITADGKLYSWGMGTNYQLGVGDGDDELEPVLVSGKNTQNRKMLLASGGGQHGLFLGEADAKELKEKNMPAAATSSKTDNIPLTSPITTVETIKGQKGQSKTPPKKAAAKRGAPEAKNEKEIVPAAAMSSKKEKSASPPPTSTKETAKGGKGNSKTPPKKAAAKRGGSKKIKAAE, encoded by the exons ATGTCGCGACGCAAGGCAGTAAcgaacaacaacaatgccgGCGAGGCAGAAGCCCAGCCCACCTTGGCCAAAAGGGCGCGCATTGCTTTCAGCCTGGATATACCCAAGCGACGCCAGACTGTGGGCACCGTGCTGGTTTGCGGCACGGGCGACTTCGGACAGCTTGGCTTGGGTGAGGATATCCAGGAGCGGAAGCGCCTTGCAGTGGTTGAGAACATCCCAAATCCTGTGGATGTTTGCGCTGGTGGCATGCATAGCCTCGTGCTGACGGAGAATGGCGATATCTACTCCTTTGGCTGCAACGACGAGGGCGCCTTGGGGCGAGATACCAGCGAGGACGGCAGCGAGTCGGTGCCCGCATTGGTCCATTTGCCCGGCAAAGCAGTGCGCATCTCGGTGGGAGATTCGCACTCTGCTTGCATATTAGAAGACGGCAGCGTCTATGCTTGGGGATCGTTCCGCGATTCGCACGGAAACATGGGCTTGACCATTGATGGGAACAAGCGCGTACCCGCCAATCTTTTGGCGGGAACTGTTTGCTGCAGCATTGCTTCGGGCTCCGATCACTTGGTTATATTAACCACCAGGGGAAAAGTGTACACGGTCGGATGCGCTGAGCAGGGCCAGCTGGGACGCATTTCAGGGCGTTCAGTGGGCGGAGAGG GTCGCCGCGGCAAGCGCGATTTGCTGCGACCGGACCAGCTAATCGTGAATCGAACCAAGCCGTTCGAGGCCATATGGGCTACAAACTACTGTACGTTCCTTCGGGAATCCCAAACAGAAGTTATTTGGGCCGTCGGCTTGAACAACTTCAAGCAGCTGGCTTACGAAAAAGATGAGGATCTGATTTTACATCCGATTAAAACTGCTCTTAAAGACATCAAGCAGATTTCTGGTGGTATACACCATACACTGTTTCTGAAGAATGATAAACGATGCTATGTCGTTGGTCGTCCAGAGTATGGACGCCTGGGCCTGGGCAGCAAGCAGGATGTGGTGGACCAATTAACGCCCGCTAATAATCTGTCTGACAATATTGTGCATGTGGGATGTGGCGAAATCTCTTCATATGCCATTACTGCAGATGGCAAGCTATATTCGTGGGGCATGGGCACCAACTACCAGCTGGGTGTAGGCGATGGCGATGATGAACTGGAGCCAGTCCTTGTCAGTGGCAAGAATACCCAAAACCGAAAGATGCTGCTTGCATCGGGCGGTGGCCAGCATGGTCTGTTTTTGGGTGAGGCTGATGCGAAGGagctaaaggaaaaaaatatgccagcagcagccacaagcAGCAAGACGGACAATATTCCCCTTACTTCTCCAATTACAACGGTGGAAACTATTAAAGGTCAAAAGGGACAATCCAAAACTCCACCGAAGAAAGCCGCTGCCAAGCGCGGAGCTCCTGAAGCGAAGAATGAAAAGGAAATTGTGCCTGCAGCAGCCATGAGCAGCAAGAAGGAAAAGTctgcttctcctcctccaACTTCAACTAAGGAAACCGCCAAAGGAGGAAAGGGAAACTCCAAAACTCCGCCGAAGAAGGCCGCTGCCAAGCGAGGAGGATCCAAAAAGATTAAAGCTGCAGAATAG